A genomic stretch from Dyella sp. M7H15-1 includes:
- the istA gene encoding IS21 family transposase: MPKARLSMRKIREVLRLTAAGLSARQVAASVKLARSTVADYLRRAQAAGVHWPLPEEVDEDTLWDRLYPPTVSAEQAHQPLPDWPRIHYELTRKGVTLMLLWEEYKAHHPDGYQYSRFADLYRQWASKQDVVLRHVHVPGDKLFVDYAGHTLDIIDRRTGELRPAQIFVAVLGHSSYTYAEATWTQSVPDWLASHVRALEFIGGVPRAIVPDNLKAGVTKAHRYDPDINPSYQDLAEHYATTVLPARVRKPRDKAKAEVGVQVVERRILAPLREQSLFSLNEANAAIRPLLDELNRQPFQKREGSRLSVFEAIERAALQRLPATRYEYAEWKKAKVHLDYHVEVDRHYYSVPHTLTGRVVDVRLCASTVEIFLRGTRVAAHTRSTMRGGFTTCPAHRPKSHRAVTELTIEQLFARAETIGPNVVGVLNMQVNMRKHPEYALRACLGILRLANDFSPLQLEAACKQALAHNSTSYRAIRALIKHTLPQTELTLSLPEHDNVRGASYYH, from the coding sequence ATGCCCAAAGCGAGGTTGTCCATGCGCAAGATTCGAGAAGTTCTCCGGCTCACCGCGGCCGGCCTATCCGCCCGCCAGGTGGCAGCCAGCGTCAAGCTGGCGCGCAGCACCGTGGCCGATTACCTGCGCCGCGCGCAAGCCGCTGGCGTCCATTGGCCGCTCCCCGAGGAGGTGGACGAAGACACGCTGTGGGATCGGCTCTATCCGCCGACCGTGTCGGCTGAGCAGGCTCACCAACCACTCCCCGACTGGCCTCGTATCCACTACGAACTGACGCGCAAAGGCGTCACGCTGATGCTGTTGTGGGAGGAGTACAAAGCCCATCACCCCGACGGTTATCAGTACAGCCGTTTTGCCGATTTGTACCGGCAATGGGCCAGCAAGCAGGACGTGGTGCTTCGCCACGTCCATGTGCCGGGCGACAAGCTGTTTGTCGACTACGCGGGACACACGCTGGACATCATCGACCGTCGCACCGGCGAGCTGCGTCCGGCACAAATCTTTGTGGCCGTGCTCGGGCATTCAAGCTACACCTATGCCGAGGCCACCTGGACCCAGAGCGTGCCTGACTGGCTGGCCTCGCACGTGCGGGCACTGGAATTCATCGGTGGTGTGCCGCGCGCGATCGTGCCCGATAACCTCAAGGCCGGCGTGACCAAAGCACATCGCTACGATCCGGATATCAATCCGTCGTATCAGGATCTGGCCGAGCACTACGCCACCACGGTGCTGCCGGCACGGGTGAGAAAGCCGCGCGACAAGGCCAAGGCCGAAGTGGGCGTGCAGGTGGTGGAACGGCGGATTCTGGCGCCGCTGCGCGAACAATCCTTGTTCTCGCTCAACGAGGCCAACGCAGCCATCCGCCCATTGTTGGATGAACTGAATCGGCAACCCTTTCAGAAGCGCGAGGGAAGCCGTCTGAGCGTATTCGAGGCGATCGAACGAGCAGCGCTGCAACGGCTGCCTGCCACGCGCTACGAATACGCCGAATGGAAGAAGGCCAAGGTGCACCTGGACTACCACGTCGAGGTGGATCGGCATTACTACTCGGTGCCGCATACCCTGACGGGCCGCGTGGTGGACGTGCGTTTGTGTGCCTCCACCGTGGAAATCTTTCTGCGCGGCACGCGCGTCGCCGCGCATACGCGCTCCACGATGCGCGGCGGTTTTACGACCTGCCCGGCGCATCGCCCGAAGAGCCATCGCGCGGTCACGGAGCTGACGATCGAGCAGTTGTTTGCACGTGCCGAAACCATCGGGCCGAACGTCGTCGGCGTGCTGAACATGCAAGTCAACATGCGCAAGCATCCCGAATATGCGTTGCGCGCATGCCTGGGCATTTTGCGCTTGGCCAACGACTTCTCGCCGCTGCAACTGGAGGCAGCCTGCAAGCAGGCGCTGGCGCACAACAGCACCAGTTACCGCGCCATTCGTGCGCTGATCAAGCACACCCTTCCGCAAACCGAATTGACACTTTCCCTGCCCGAGCACGACAACGTGCGCGGCGCGTCCTACTACCACTGA
- the istB gene encoding IS21-like element helper ATPase IstB yields MVLHPLIEQLQSLRLRGMAAALTQQLASTQADHLPFEDRLALLVQHEMADRDTQRLHQRLRWAKLGQSATLEDLDTRIARGLDKCLIAKLATLTWIKEHLNVLITGPTGVGKSYLGCALAQAACRADYSVRYFRLPRLIDELTKAHAESRRSAYFRSLAKVDVIVLDDFALAPLTDLNRRDLLEILDDRYDKKSTLITSQLPVEQWHAYLGDPTLADAILDRLVHNSYRLALTGESMRKRAPATVASTRSVTP; encoded by the coding sequence ATGGTGCTACATCCCTTGATCGAACAACTGCAATCCTTGCGTTTGCGCGGCATGGCCGCCGCCCTGACGCAGCAACTGGCATCTACCCAAGCCGACCATTTGCCCTTCGAGGACCGCCTGGCCCTGTTGGTTCAGCACGAGATGGCCGACCGCGATACGCAGCGCCTGCATCAGCGTTTACGCTGGGCCAAACTCGGACAGAGCGCCACCCTGGAAGACCTCGATACACGCATCGCACGGGGGCTGGACAAGTGCTTGATCGCCAAACTCGCCACGCTGACGTGGATCAAAGAGCACCTGAACGTGCTGATCACCGGACCGACCGGTGTCGGCAAGAGTTATCTCGGGTGTGCGCTCGCTCAAGCGGCCTGTCGGGCAGATTACTCGGTGCGCTACTTCCGCCTGCCACGATTGATCGATGAACTGACCAAGGCACACGCCGAATCACGTCGTAGCGCTTACTTCCGCTCGCTCGCCAAGGTCGACGTGATCGTGCTCGATGACTTTGCCCTGGCACCGCTGACCGACCTCAATCGGCGCGACCTGCTGGAAATCCTCGACGATCGCTACGACAAGAAATCCACCCTCATCACCAGTCAGTTGCCGGTCGAGCAGTGGCATGCGTACCTGGGCGACCCCACCCTCGCCGACGCCATCCTCGATCGCCTCGTCCATAACAGCTACCGACTCGCCCTCACCGGCGAGTCCATGCGCAAGCGCGCTCCGGCCACGGTGGCCTCGACCCGCTCCGTCACCCCATAA
- a CDS encoding RHS repeat-associated core domain-containing protein translates to MNQEQTAVRSFAVAKGAARKRKPLTGIMLGLAMVIGTSPVTAQTANTKTTYSYDALDRLTQVTDPSGLNTTYHYDGLSDETTLTSPDTGVTAKTYDAAGNVLTATDANGNTVTFTYDANDRRLSASYADSTQNISYAYDEANNVTGCTTSYPIGHLTRMIESAVTTVYCYNAQGYVIQKSQTVDGHTDVTSYTRSPGGKLLSITHPSGNQVSYSYDADGHVSGVTAITANGTTTLVSNVTYLPFGPISGYTLGNGQTITRSYDANYRLTDLVGPAFTLHVARDAMGHITATGNSPGANPATETYSYDPLYRLTAITEADGSTLESVTYNPTGDRLSKTGSGLATGAYSYNPNTHQLIGTGNAARTVDANGNTTAINQAGSTYGFGYNARNRMALAQLNQSTVANYAYNADGERVAKTTTGTTERYSYNEDSQLLSEYGSTNRDYVYLAGIPVANLDTQGTTTSVAYVTADQLGTPRAVTDSSGNSIWTWVYQGNAWGEQAPTSNGYTYNLRFPGQYFDQETGLNYNINRYYEPPIGRYGQPDPLGYEGGQWSWYAYVNNSPMMLVDPLGLANGPACVATWAAAGAACGGGLGWVRIPTKSATHSSANRPPDPSQIGRVFRG, encoded by the coding sequence ATGAATCAAGAACAGACTGCAGTGCGTTCGTTTGCCGTAGCAAAAGGGGCCGCACGCAAGAGGAAGCCGCTGACCGGCATCATGCTCGGCCTGGCCATGGTCATCGGCACTTCGCCGGTGACCGCGCAAACCGCCAACACCAAGACTACCTACAGCTACGATGCGCTGGATCGCCTCACCCAGGTGACCGACCCCAGCGGCCTCAACACCACCTATCACTACGACGGCCTGTCGGACGAGACGACACTCACCAGCCCCGACACCGGCGTCACCGCCAAGACCTATGACGCCGCCGGCAACGTGCTGACCGCCACCGATGCCAACGGCAACACCGTCACCTTCACCTACGACGCCAACGACCGCCGCCTGAGCGCCAGCTACGCCGACAGCACCCAGAACATCAGCTACGCCTACGACGAAGCCAACAACGTCACGGGCTGCACGACTTCCTATCCCATCGGCCACCTGACGCGGATGATCGAAAGCGCCGTCACCACGGTGTACTGCTATAACGCCCAGGGCTATGTGATCCAGAAGAGCCAGACGGTCGATGGCCACACGGATGTCACGAGCTACACCCGCAGCCCCGGCGGCAAGCTGCTGAGCATCACGCATCCCAGCGGTAACCAGGTGAGCTACAGCTACGACGCGGACGGCCACGTCAGCGGCGTCACCGCCATCACCGCTAACGGCACCACCACCCTGGTCAGCAACGTCACCTATCTGCCGTTCGGACCGATCAGCGGCTACACGCTGGGCAACGGGCAAACGATCACGCGCAGCTACGACGCCAATTACCGGCTGACGGACCTCGTCGGCCCGGCGTTCACCTTGCACGTGGCGCGGGACGCGATGGGCCATATCACCGCGACCGGCAACAGCCCCGGCGCCAACCCGGCCACCGAGACGTACAGCTACGACCCGCTGTATCGCCTCACGGCCATCACGGAAGCCGATGGCAGCACGCTGGAGAGCGTGACGTATAACCCGACCGGGGATCGGTTGAGCAAGACGGGCAGCGGCCTGGCGACGGGGGCGTACAGCTACAACCCCAATACGCATCAGTTGATCGGCACGGGGAATGCGGCGCGAACGGTGGATGCCAACGGCAACACCACCGCGATCAACCAAGCTGGCAGCACGTATGGATTTGGTTACAACGCGCGTAACCGGATGGCGCTCGCCCAACTCAACCAGAGCACGGTTGCGAATTACGCCTATAACGCCGACGGTGAGCGCGTAGCAAAGACGACGACAGGCACGACCGAACGTTACAGTTACAACGAGGACAGTCAGCTTTTAAGCGAATACGGCTCGACCAACCGCGACTACGTCTACCTTGCTGGTATTCCGGTGGCGAACCTCGATACGCAGGGAACGACCACGTCGGTCGCCTACGTCACGGCGGATCAGCTCGGCACGCCGCGAGCCGTCACGGATAGCAGCGGCAACTCGATATGGACATGGGTCTATCAAGGGAATGCATGGGGTGAGCAAGCACCCACAAGCAACGGTTATACGTACAACCTGCGCTTCCCGGGGCAATACTTTGACCAGGAAACAGGACTTAACTACAACATCAACCGGTATTACGAGCCACCCATTGGGCGATATGGCCAGCCTGATCCGCTTGGGTATGAGGGCGGGCAGTGGAGTTGGTATGCCTATGTGAACAACAGCCCGATGATGCTTGTTGATCCTCTTGGCTTGGCGAATGGTCCGGCGTGCGTGGCTACTTGGGCTGCTGCTGGTGCTGCGTGCGGTGGTGGCCTTGGATGGGTGCGTATTCCGACGAAATCGGCCACTCATTCCAGCGCAAATCGGCCACCTGATCCGAGCCAAATCGGCCGGGTCTTCCGAGGTTAA
- a CDS encoding RHS repeat domain-containing protein, with translation MQSADGLGIQRQSSYDALNRLVQTLDNYNGTDSATANTRTQYSYDSLDRLTQLTDPSNLAATYGYDGLGNATAQQSPDTGSTSRTFDAAGNVLTRTDAKGITATSTYDALNRLLTVSYPDSTQNITYAYDEANSITGCSSSDPIGRLTRIIEHAVTTVYCYDAHGNVIQKQQITAAGTDTTGYRYTNADRLSGITYPSGTQVSYTRDSNGRIQAITATPPNGTASTVVSNVSYQPFGPVSGYTLGNGQQITRAYDANYRLTDLTSPAFTLHVARDAMGNITAIGNAPGATPATETYSYDPLYRLTQITEADGSTLESVTYNQTGDRLSKTGSGLATGNYSYNPNTHQLIATGNAARSVDANGNTTAVSQAGSVYGFGYNDRNRMAVAQLAGNTVGSYTYNADNERVTKIAGGVTERYNYGEDSQLLSEYGATNREYVYLDDIPVANVDTQGASTSITYVTADHQGAPRAISGGSSTLWSWAYQGNVWGEQQPVSNGYTYNPRFPGQYFDQETGLNYNVNRDYDSATGRYWQVDPLGYGGGQWSLYAYVSGNPLNASDPLGLAGPACQAAWAAAGAACGGALGWLGGGVGGGVGGGAACTLVAPGVGTVGCGAIGASSGSSAGGAAGAAAGGALGGWIGSKMCGSNEDECDARLEREETLCQLMAGPRYPGNPKQAVAICMKAAFQRYKLCLRGVPESEWPPLTGVETEI, from the coding sequence GTGCAAAGCGCCGATGGTTTAGGCATCCAGCGCCAGTCCAGCTACGACGCACTCAACCGCCTGGTGCAAACCCTGGACAACTACAACGGCACCGACAGCGCCACGGCCAACACCCGCACGCAATACAGCTACGACAGCCTGGATCGTCTCACCCAGCTGACCGACCCCAGCAACCTGGCAGCCACCTATGGCTATGACGGCCTGGGCAACGCCACCGCCCAACAAAGCCCGGATACCGGCAGCACCAGCCGAACCTTCGACGCCGCCGGCAACGTGCTCACCCGCACCGACGCCAAGGGCATCACCGCCACCAGTACCTACGATGCCTTGAACCGCCTGCTCACCGTCAGCTACCCGGACAGCACGCAAAACATCACCTACGCCTACGACGAGGCCAACAGCATCACCGGCTGCAGCAGCAGTGACCCGATCGGTCGCCTCACGCGCATCATCGAGCACGCCGTCACCACCGTGTACTGCTATGACGCCCACGGCAACGTGATCCAGAAACAGCAGATCACCGCCGCCGGCACCGACACCACCGGCTACCGCTACACCAACGCCGACCGCCTGAGCGGCATCACCTACCCCAGCGGCACGCAGGTCAGCTACACCAGGGATAGCAACGGCCGCATCCAGGCCATCACCGCCACGCCACCCAACGGCACCGCCAGCACGGTGGTGAGCAACGTCAGCTACCAGCCGTTCGGCCCGGTCAGCGGCTACACCCTGGGCAACGGCCAGCAAATCACGCGCGCCTACGACGCCAACTACCGGCTGACGGACCTGACCAGCCCGGCCTTCACCCTGCACGTGGCGCGGGATGCGATGGGCAACATCACCGCCATCGGCAATGCGCCGGGGGCGACTCCGGCGACGGAAACCTATAGCTACGATCCGCTGTATCGCCTGACCCAGATCACGGAGGCCGATGGCAGTACGTTGGAGAGCGTGACGTACAACCAAACCGGCGACCGCCTGAGCAAGACGGGCAGTGGGCTGGCGACTGGCAATTATAGCTACAACCCGAATACGCATCAGTTGATTGCGACGGGGAATGCGGCGCGCAGTGTGGATGCCAATGGGAATACCACGGCGGTCAGCCAGGCGGGGAGTGTGTATGGGTTTGGGTATAACGATCGCAATCGGATGGCGGTGGCGCAGCTCGCTGGGAATACGGTGGGGAGTTATACGTACAACGCCGATAACGAGCGTGTGACAAAGATAGCAGGTGGTGTCACGGAGCGTTACAACTACGGAGAAGATAGTCAGCTCCTGAGCGAGTACGGAGCAACCAACCGGGAGTATGTCTATCTCGATGATATTCCGGTGGCGAATGTGGATACGCAAGGCGCGTCCACGTCCATCACCTATGTCACAGCAGATCATCAAGGAGCGCCGCGAGCCATCTCAGGCGGCAGCAGTACGCTGTGGTCGTGGGCGTATCAGGGGAACGTATGGGGTGAACAGCAGCCCGTCAGTAACGGATATACCTACAACCCTCGATTCCCGGGGCAGTACTTTGACCAGGAAACCGGGCTGAACTACAACGTCAACCGTGATTACGATTCGGCGACGGGCAGATATTGGCAAGTTGATCCGTTGGGTTACGGAGGCGGGCAGTGGAGTCTGTATGCCTATGTGAGTGGGAATCCATTGAACGCAAGTGATCCATTGGGTCTTGCCGGACCCGCATGTCAAGCTGCATGGGCGGCGGCTGGCGCCGCATGCGGTGGTGCGCTGGGATGGCTTGGCGGTGGCGTAGGAGGCGGAGTCGGTGGTGGAGCTGCTTGTACTCTTGTCGCGCCGGGGGTGGGCACGGTCGGATGCGGAGCTATCGGGGCTTCGTCTGGTAGCTCTGCGGGCGGGGCCGCTGGTGCTGCCGCGGGCGGGGCGCTCGGGGGCTGGATTGGTAGCAAAATGTGCGGCTCGAATGAGGACGAGTGCGATGCTCGTTTGGAGCGAGAGGAAACGCTGTGTCAGTTGATGGCGGGGCCTCGCTACCCTGGAAATCCAAAGCAAGCCGTAGCAATTTGTATGAAAGCTGCGTTCCAGCGCTACAAACTGTGCTTACGCGGAGTGCCTGAATCCGAATGGCCGCCATTGACCGGCGTAGAAACAGAAATTTAG
- a CDS encoding DUF6531 domain-containing protein: MAGDPVNPATGNKFEELEIYHGAGAFPLDFTISYNSQSGNSGSQLQNELVLGAHRVHSYLRTVRVASNTQSATAYVLRPDGKVLGFDKNGTSWIGDQDVSDTLIASYANDGSISGWTYITANGDQETYSSPGQLTALIQRGGLTQTLTYNASGQLASVTDPQGRMLVFTYDGSGRIEGMMTPDSQVYSFAYDSNNNLLTVTYPDSSKLTLVYAENGAGGNDLTGVVDESNNRIDTTTYNSSDQVTSTTGPNGINQTSFSYATNNGAAVETVTDALGKTETTNTEYLFGVAVPTTITRSCTGCASVSRQYTYDSNGYLTSSTDFNGNVTKTTYDASGLLDQQIEASGTINQRTTNFTWNTTFRVPVTRVVLDANGNTVGNAQWVYNSTDQTLARCETDPANSATSGYACSNSGTLPAGVRRWTYTYCTAVDTTQCPIVGLMLTATGPRTDTPEATTYGYYLASSATNCGTPGAACYQAGDLHTVTDPQGHVTTIASYDGAGRITRVTDANGVNTDMTYTPRGWLASRKVGGSTTSFTYTPYGAVHTVTDADGVVTTYDYDAAHRLMKVTDAQGNYVQYTLDAAGNKTAEQVFDTSGTLHKSLTRSFNTLGQLTQVMDGLNHTVFDASASNSYDANGNLVQSADGLGIQRQSSYDALNRLVQTLDNYNGTDSATANTRTQYTYDSLDRLTQLTDPSNLATTYGYDGLGNATAQQSPDTGSTSRSFDAAGNVLTRTDAKGITETRTYDALNRLLTVSYPDSTQNITYAYDEANSITGCSSSDPIGRLTRIIEHAVTTVYCYDAHGNVIQKQQITAAGTDTTGYRYTNADRLSGITYPSGTQVSYTRDSNGRIQAITATPPNGTASTVVSNVSYQPFGPVSGYTLGNGQQITRAYDANYRLTDLTSPAFTLHVARDAMGNITAMGNAPGANPATETYSYDPLYRLTQITEADGSTLESVTYNPTGDRLSKTGSGLATGNYGYNPNTHQLIATGNAARSVDANGNTTAVSQAGNTYGFGYNDRNRMAVAQLNQSTVGSYTYNALNQRVQKVANGVSQRFDYNEGSQMLAEYGTTNRDYIWMDGIPVANVDVANGSGSITYVTADQLGTPRAIADSAGSTLWQFAYHGNPWGEMQPTSNGYVYNSE; encoded by the coding sequence TTGGCAGGCGATCCGGTCAATCCAGCCACGGGCAATAAGTTCGAGGAACTGGAAATCTATCATGGAGCCGGTGCTTTTCCGCTCGACTTCACCATTTCCTACAACAGCCAATCGGGTAATAGCGGGTCGCAACTTCAAAACGAGCTGGTACTAGGCGCACATCGCGTGCATAGTTATCTACGAACGGTCCGTGTTGCGAGTAATACTCAATCGGCCACCGCCTATGTCCTGCGGCCCGACGGGAAGGTTCTGGGATTTGACAAGAACGGCACCAGTTGGATTGGTGACCAAGACGTCAGCGACACACTCATCGCCAGCTATGCCAATGACGGGTCGATTAGCGGATGGACGTACATCACGGCCAACGGTGACCAGGAAACTTACAGCAGCCCCGGGCAACTCACGGCGCTTATCCAGCGTGGCGGGCTCACGCAGACCTTGACCTACAACGCCAGCGGCCAGCTTGCCTCGGTCACCGATCCCCAAGGCCGCATGCTCGTCTTTACCTACGACGGTAGCGGTCGCATCGAAGGCATGATGACGCCGGACAGCCAGGTCTACAGCTTTGCCTACGACAGCAATAACAACTTGCTCACCGTTACCTATCCCGACTCAAGCAAGCTCACGCTGGTTTATGCGGAAAACGGTGCCGGTGGCAACGATCTCACCGGCGTCGTTGACGAAAGTAACAACCGGATCGACACCACGACGTACAACTCGTCGGATCAGGTCACTTCAACGACCGGTCCTAACGGCATCAACCAAACGTCCTTCAGCTATGCCACCAACAATGGGGCTGCGGTCGAGACGGTTACCGATGCGCTCGGGAAAACCGAGACGACCAATACCGAATATCTCTTTGGTGTCGCCGTTCCGACCACGATTACGCGTTCCTGTACAGGGTGCGCGTCGGTAAGTCGCCAATATACGTATGACAGTAACGGCTATCTCACGTCATCGACGGATTTCAACGGCAACGTCACCAAGACGACCTACGACGCCAGCGGATTGCTCGATCAGCAAATTGAGGCGTCGGGAACGATCAATCAACGCACGACCAATTTCACCTGGAACACCACGTTCCGCGTTCCGGTGACACGCGTTGTTCTGGATGCAAACGGTAATACTGTGGGCAATGCGCAGTGGGTGTACAACAGCACCGATCAGACGCTGGCCCGCTGCGAGACCGATCCTGCCAACAGCGCCACCTCCGGCTATGCCTGCAGCAATAGCGGTACCCTTCCAGCGGGTGTACGCCGCTGGACGTATACCTACTGTACCGCCGTCGATACCACGCAATGTCCTATCGTGGGTCTGATGTTGACGGCGACCGGTCCGCGCACAGACACTCCAGAAGCCACCACCTACGGCTACTACCTGGCTAGCAGTGCCACCAACTGCGGCACCCCCGGTGCTGCCTGCTACCAGGCCGGCGATCTTCATACGGTGACCGATCCTCAAGGGCACGTGACCACCATCGCCTCCTACGATGGCGCAGGACGGATCACTCGCGTCACCGATGCCAACGGCGTCAACACGGATATGACTTATACCCCGCGCGGCTGGCTCGCCTCGCGCAAAGTGGGCGGCTCGACCACTAGCTTCACGTATACGCCTTACGGTGCGGTGCATACCGTCACCGATGCGGACGGTGTGGTCACCACCTACGACTACGACGCGGCGCACCGCCTGATGAAGGTCACCGATGCGCAAGGCAACTACGTGCAATACACCCTGGACGCCGCCGGCAACAAAACCGCCGAGCAGGTCTTCGATACCAGCGGCACCCTGCACAAAAGCCTCACCCGCAGCTTCAACACCCTCGGCCAACTCACCCAGGTGATGGACGGCCTCAACCACACCGTCTTCGACGCCAGCGCCAGCAACAGCTACGACGCCAACGGCAACCTGGTGCAAAGCGCCGATGGCTTAGGCATCCAGCGCCAGTCCAGCTACGACGCCCTCAACCGCCTGGTGCAAACCCTGGACAACTACAACGGCACCGACAGCGCCACGGCGAACACCCGCACGCAATACACCTACGACAGCCTGGATCGGCTCACCCAGCTGACCGACCCCAGCAACCTCGCCACCACCTATGGCTATGACGGCCTGGGCAATGCCACCGCCCAGCAAAGCCCGGATACCGGCAGTACCAGCCGCAGCTTCGACGCCGCCGGCAACGTGCTCACCCGCACCGACGCCAAGGGCATCACCGAAACCCGCACCTACGATGCCTTGAACCGTCTGCTCACCGTCAGCTACCCGGACAGCACGCAAAACATCACCTACGCCTATGACGAGGCCAACAGCATCACCGGCTGCAGCAGCAGTGACCCGATCGGTCGCCTCACGCGCATCATCGAGCACGCCGTCACCACCGTGTACTGCTATGACGCCCACGGCAACGTGATCCAGAAACAGCAGATCACCGCCGCCGGCACCGACACCACCGGCTACCGCTACACCAACGCCGACCGCCTGAGCGGCATCACCTACCCCAGCGGCACGCAGGTCAGCTACACCAGGGATAGCAACGGCCGCATCCAGGCCATCACCGCCACGCCACCCAACGGCACCGCCAGCACGGTGGTGAGCAACGTCAGCTACCAGCCGTTCGGCCCGGTCAGCGGCTACACCCTGGGCAACGGCCAGCAAATCACGCGCGCCTACGACGCCAACTACCGGCTGACGGACCTGACCAGCCCGGCCTTCACCCTGCACGTGGCGCGGGATGCGATGGGCAACATCACCGCGATGGGCAATGCACCGGGGGCGAATCCGGCGACGGAAACCTATAGCTACGATCCGCTGTATCGCTTGACCCAAATCACGGAGGCGGATGGCAGTACGTTGGAAAGCGTGACGTACAACCCGACCGGGGATCGGCTCAGCAAGACGGGCAGTGGGCTGGCGACCGGAAATTACGGCTACAACCCGAATACGCATCAGTTGATCGCGACGGGGAATGCGGCGCGCAGTGTGGATGCCAATGGCAATACCACGGCGGTGAGCCAAGCCGGAAATACGTATGGGTTTGGGTATAACGATCGCAATCGGATGGCGGTTGCGCAGCTCAACCAAAGCACGGTTGGGAGTTACACATACAACGCGTTGAATCAGCGGGTGCAGAAGGTGGCGAACGGCGTAAGCCAGCGCTTCGATTACAACGAAGGCAGTCAGATGCTCGCCGAATATGGCACGACCAATCGGGATTACATCTGGATGGATGGGATTCCGGTGGCGAATGTGGATGTCGCAAACGGCAGCGGCTCGATCACTTATGTCACGGCAGATCAATTGGGGACGCCACGTGCGATTGCGGATAGCGCCGGAAGCACCCTTTGGCAATTCGCTTACCACGGTAATCCATGGGGCGAAATGCAACCAACGTCCAACGGTTATGTTTATAACTCAGAATGA
- a CDS encoding RHS repeat-associated core domain-containing protein has product MHFPGQYYDAETGLSDNVHRTFDGSIGDYTQVDPIGYAGGQWSLYAYVGGNPLRYKDPFGLQQYDPVEERDEEVEPWAYKLGPNQTSQPLETEAQREAREGICRRNSLPTNGSQLGHIFNANNEGHLPNTPENQQLIEDVANNPDNELGTDSRGLTWYAETQPDGSQVWVSTMNGVIQNGGLNQAPRNYNTQTGLSSPTRPNQ; this is encoded by the coding sequence TTGCACTTTCCTGGACAGTATTACGATGCGGAGACAGGGCTAAGCGACAACGTCCATCGGACATTCGATGGGAGTATCGGTGACTATACGCAGGTTGATCCGATTGGTTATGCAGGTGGGCAATGGAGTTTATATGCCTATGTAGGTGGAAATCCCTTGCGTTATAAGGATCCCTTTGGTCTTCAACAGTATGACCCTGTAGAAGAGCGTGACGAGGAAGTCGAGCCATGGGCATATAAGCTAGGCCCAAATCAGACTTCCCAACCGCTGGAGACAGAGGCGCAGAGGGAAGCTCGTGAAGGGATATGCCGCAGAAATAGCCTTCCAACTAATGGTTCTCAACTCGGTCACATCTTCAATGCTAATAACGAGGGGCATTTGCCAAATACCCCGGAAAATCAGCAGCTAATCGAAGATGTGGCAAATAATCCAGATAACGAACTTGGTACAGATTCCAGGGGCCTAACGTGGTATGCGGAGACACAGCCAGACGGCTCTCAAGTATGGGTCTCCACAATGAATGGTGTAATCCAGAATGGTGGGCTAAACCAGGCTCCTCGAAACTACAATACTCAAACTGGTCTATCTTCACCAACACGCCCAAATCAGTGA
- the tnpA gene encoding IS200/IS605 family transposase, whose translation MKEYQSLSHARWDCKYHVVFIPKRRKKQVFGELRKHLGEVFHELASHKESQIVEGHLMSDHIHMCISIPPKYAVSNVVGYLKGKSAITIARKFGGRNRNFTGESFWARGYFVSTVGLDEAMVRAYIRNQEQEDERYDEMKLGV comes from the coding sequence ATGAAAGAGTATCAAAGCTTGAGTCATGCCCGTTGGGACTGTAAGTACCACGTGGTGTTCATTCCCAAGCGGAGAAAGAAGCAGGTGTTTGGAGAGTTACGCAAGCACTTGGGCGAGGTCTTCCACGAGTTGGCTTCGCACAAGGAATCGCAGATTGTGGAAGGCCACCTGATGAGCGACCACATTCACATGTGCATCAGCATTCCGCCGAAGTATGCAGTGTCGAACGTGGTGGGTTACCTCAAGGGTAAGAGTGCCATCACCATTGCGCGCAAGTTCGGAGGACGGAATCGAAACTTCACTGGGGAGTCGTTTTGGGCACGAGGCTATTTCGTCTCGACGGTGGGCTTGGACGAAGCGATGGTGAGGGCATACATCCGAAACCAAGAGCAAGAGGATGAACGTTACGACGAGATGAAGCTGGGCGTGTAG